In one Bacteroidota bacterium genomic region, the following are encoded:
- a CDS encoding PorV/PorQ family protein yields MLEIRGTYTTLAIALCVGLMCVRLVDAQTSVPKYSNEFLKIGVSARAAGMGNALTAWTDDASSGYWNPALMVYQKTKHELDLMHSEYFAGVAKYDYAAFNTRIEGDRRLGFTFIRFGVDDIPNTLNFRDGNNFNYDLISSFSVADMALIMSYAQRIQQVKGLSLGGSFKVVNRIAGEFATAWGFGLDVAAAYQRDRLYLGLIASDVTSTFNAWTFNTETFEEGFLEANQEIPQNSVEITLPSARLGVGYRLLPEGKKIGLYASAQANLAFDGPRNVVTNLGRVSLDPAMGLEANYKGIVFARAGVMNFQYLIDEKNEKYLSAFPTAGVGISYWNISLDYALSNLSGFDLGLYSHLISLRIGFDALKL; encoded by the coding sequence ATGTTGGAGATACGTGGTACGTACACTACGCTTGCTATTGCGCTGTGTGTAGGGCTGATGTGTGTGCGACTAGTGGATGCCCAAACATCGGTCCCCAAGTATAGCAACGAATTCCTGAAAATAGGTGTAAGCGCACGGGCTGCCGGCATGGGCAATGCCCTGACTGCCTGGACAGACGATGCCAGCAGTGGCTACTGGAACCCCGCCCTGATGGTATACCAGAAGACAAAGCATGAGCTAGACCTGATGCACAGCGAATACTTTGCTGGGGTGGCCAAGTATGACTACGCCGCCTTCAACACCCGAATAGAGGGAGACCGCAGGCTGGGATTCACGTTCATACGCTTTGGGGTAGACGATATACCGAACACACTGAACTTTCGGGATGGGAATAATTTTAACTACGACCTGATTAGCAGCTTCAGCGTGGCAGATATGGCGCTGATCATGAGCTATGCACAGCGCATCCAGCAGGTGAAGGGACTGAGTCTGGGTGGCAGCTTCAAGGTGGTAAACCGCATAGCGGGCGAGTTTGCCACAGCCTGGGGCTTTGGCCTGGATGTGGCCGCTGCCTACCAGCGAGACCGCTTGTATCTGGGTCTTATCGCATCGGACGTAACAAGCACCTTCAATGCCTGGACCTTCAACACCGAGACTTTTGAAGAGGGCTTCCTGGAAGCCAACCAGGAGATCCCGCAAAACTCTGTGGAGATTACCCTGCCATCAGCCAGGCTGGGGGTGGGCTACCGCCTGCTGCCTGAGGGGAAAAAGATAGGCCTGTATGCCAGCGCCCAGGCCAACCTGGCCTTTGACGGCCCGCGCAATGTGGTAACCAACCTGGGCAGGGTAAGCCTGGACCCCGCCATGGGCCTGGAGGCAAACTATAAGGGAATTGTATTTGCACGCGCCGGCGTTATGAATTTTCAGTACCTTATAGATGAAAAAAATGAAAAGTACCTGTCTGCCTTTCCTACAGCCGGTGTAGGCATCAGCTACTGGAATATCAGCCTGGACTATGCCCTCTCAAACCTGAGCGGCTTCGACCTGGGGCTGTACTCTCACCTTATCTCCCTTCGCATCGGTTTCGACGCGCTAAAACTATGA
- a CDS encoding C25 family cysteine peptidase has translation MRLTRILLTLLVLSCSFTPRAWAQAYNQHTWIVPGQPYLKIGPISQDGIHRITGQKLRAVSRFVSENPDVNLLHLYFRGQEVRMYVADLNSNSRLDDEDYIEFMGYENRGQDDNDVYRNATTGLADPTGRAHDYKSLFSPTTYVYLTWNSILRSSAFSFAAEGTPGNWSSLPQQTFFRHVSQQNFAQTVNFGAGSLSNIVAEGYFNSDYIPGEGLASSVFTKTTPFAAVLSTPGRFTGSANPVEVEARITNISTETRDLVDGTGRDWRNTYTLTLGSSSAQFIATGQQSNARRFNANISDLGSGTTNFTISIASGNNSTSSYCHYARLVYDRLTQFNGEIQHPINWTNTTNQDYHFRLQGMNLSGEGLVYDLTNGRRISGVLNGWELIAVVRKSVSPNYEMWATSTAGIQNISTNLTVSEALSDPLSEPDLAGAYVIITTRSYAASAEAYAQYRRQRFSTVVAYVDDIYDSFSYGSPTPVAYKRLMYYALNNWQTKPRFLLLWGPATEFNTGDQGVYTWGRPATDYEFVSNFTPATAVDWIPKVAVGRVDLGKAPTNDIAACAGAGASSPACRQALIELGNQAGVNYLDKVKEYEAQPYEPWMKAGLFFGGGANANEQQAIENTLRSMKDSMEACPYAGDGFQYQKRTTQTTANEEVPEVTEVINGGLHSIAFFGHSTSQRWDLDVLPPSAYKNNGRYPFVYAAGCYTGRFVEDNTAAEQWIQTPGLGGIGWLSNSDAGLLSELRSYMLPLYKKIYIDSLTKPVGNAIIGTMKAFASKPGFAAHAKNHLRQINYQGDPAVILHYPGGPDLVLEDTDVSFDPPNFGAETDSVVVQIVAKNLGTCFSGNYQVRIEQYNAQNERYTHPLVSDVPYLFSDTLRIKIRNQGIAQPGYTRYEICLDPLNSITETNETNNCVTLERYTPTLVPALVYPWPYAVINKQGITLKAATFGVTQEQNIQYIFEIDTVYEFSSPMRRTGSAIGNSLGGEWTLPAPYSTFTDSTVYYWRVRLANTPEVVWAVGSFQYINGSQEGWAQARPPQFYEDGTSQMSMNKGLRQWQFESFSRNVTLRTSNPSEIQVNKGECFNTSELDANSVLNANTLYIMGIDGQTLDCYGFNRLTGTNDFLFTASHPNNDNLELINTVVNSMPDGDYLAILGKRINRADLTPQFYAALQQLGLSTRLQTVTNEAGSNIFSFGLLGRKGSPAASMPEIYELQTGVAASLSYDLRSRLPSGTVSSTLIGPAASWYDLKWDWLKNNLGNTEDIRVSLSGQTPTGAQQLLMNDLQKGNYSLSSINAAQYPYLRLQAQVQDTAQLTAPQLTDWYVLYEELPDAAIDPYTNYSFQSDSLPEGAEVSLSLNVRNLSGLNMDSLLIRWQIRESNGTLTTLADQRGAPLAANQAAYPISYKFSTAGYPGRVTLIVTINPGFDQPEKFSFNNVYNLNFFVQPDRTNPILDVTFDGKRILDGDIVSPVPEIVVQLNDENTHFAITDPNSFELYFKEDDLDEGNRGPLISPNSAQVSFLPASLPENKARLTFKPDRLEDGDYVLTVNGSDVNGNRAGSVRYRVKFKVINESTVTDVLNYPNPFSTCTRFVYQLTGAEYPEVFQIQIYTVTGKLVRSIDLVELGEVFVGQHMTEYCWDGTDEFGDRLANGVYLYRVNLKLPGGLSLRKEDEKTAKYFKKGWGKLYIMR, from the coding sequence ATGAGATTGACACGTATACTGCTTACCCTGCTTGTTCTTTCTTGTTCCTTTACCCCCCGTGCCTGGGCTCAGGCCTACAACCAGCATACCTGGATTGTGCCTGGGCAGCCCTACCTGAAGATAGGGCCTATCTCCCAGGACGGTATTCATCGCATTACGGGCCAGAAGCTGCGAGCGGTGAGCCGTTTTGTGAGCGAAAATCCGGATGTAAACCTGCTACACCTGTACTTTCGGGGCCAGGAAGTGCGGATGTATGTGGCAGACCTGAACAGCAACAGCCGCCTGGATGACGAAGACTACATCGAGTTTATGGGCTATGAAAACCGGGGCCAGGACGATAATGATGTGTACCGGAATGCAACCACCGGCCTGGCCGATCCAACTGGCCGGGCCCATGACTACAAGAGCCTCTTCAGCCCCACCACCTATGTGTACCTGACGTGGAACAGCATCCTGCGGTCGTCCGCCTTTAGCTTCGCTGCCGAAGGCACCCCCGGCAACTGGTCCAGCCTGCCCCAGCAGACCTTCTTCCGGCATGTGAGCCAGCAAAACTTCGCACAAACCGTAAACTTTGGAGCTGGTTCGCTTTCAAACATTGTAGCCGAAGGTTATTTTAACTCGGACTACATACCCGGAGAGGGCCTTGCCTCCAGCGTATTTACCAAGACTACCCCCTTTGCTGCAGTGCTGAGCACCCCTGGCCGTTTTACCGGGTCTGCTAACCCGGTGGAGGTAGAAGCACGCATAACCAACATTTCTACCGAAACCCGCGACCTGGTAGACGGTACGGGCCGAGACTGGCGCAATACCTACACCCTAACACTAGGTAGCAGCTCAGCCCAGTTTATTGCCACAGGCCAGCAGTCCAATGCACGAAGGTTCAATGCCAATATTTCCGACCTGGGGAGTGGTACCACAAACTTTACCATCTCCATTGCCTCGGGCAATAACAGCACCTCCTCCTACTGCCACTACGCACGGCTGGTGTACGATCGGCTCACTCAGTTCAATGGCGAAATCCAGCACCCCATCAACTGGACAAACACAACCAACCAAGACTATCACTTCAGGCTACAGGGAATGAATCTATCTGGCGAAGGCCTGGTGTACGACCTAACGAATGGCCGGCGGATAAGTGGCGTGCTGAACGGGTGGGAACTGATAGCCGTAGTACGCAAGTCTGTCAGCCCAAACTACGAGATGTGGGCCACCAGTACAGCCGGCATACAAAACATTAGCACGAACCTGACCGTGAGCGAGGCCCTGAGCGACCCGCTGTCCGAGCCTGATCTGGCTGGTGCCTATGTCATCATCACCACACGCAGCTATGCCGCCTCTGCGGAGGCTTATGCCCAATATCGCAGGCAGCGCTTTAGCACGGTGGTGGCTTATGTGGACGACATTTACGACAGTTTTTCCTATGGGTCGCCTACACCCGTAGCCTACAAGCGCCTGATGTATTATGCCCTGAATAACTGGCAAACAAAGCCCCGGTTCCTGCTCCTGTGGGGCCCGGCTACAGAGTTTAACACAGGGGACCAGGGTGTATACACCTGGGGGCGGCCAGCTACCGATTATGAGTTTGTATCCAATTTCACCCCTGCCACAGCCGTAGACTGGATACCCAAGGTGGCTGTAGGCCGTGTGGACCTAGGCAAAGCCCCCACGAATGACATTGCCGCCTGCGCCGGGGCCGGTGCTAGCTCTCCTGCATGCCGCCAGGCCCTGATAGAGCTGGGAAACCAGGCAGGAGTAAACTACCTGGACAAGGTGAAGGAATATGAGGCGCAGCCGTACGAGCCCTGGATGAAGGCCGGACTCTTTTTTGGCGGGGGAGCAAACGCAAATGAACAACAGGCAATAGAAAATACACTGCGAAGCATGAAGGACTCCATGGAGGCCTGCCCCTATGCCGGAGACGGCTTTCAGTACCAGAAGCGTACCACCCAAACCACAGCAAACGAAGAAGTGCCCGAGGTAACCGAAGTGATAAACGGCGGACTACACTCCATTGCTTTTTTTGGGCATAGCACTTCTCAGCGCTGGGACCTAGATGTGCTACCCCCATCTGCGTACAAAAACAACGGGCGGTATCCCTTTGTATACGCCGCAGGCTGCTATACGGGCCGGTTTGTGGAAGATAACACTGCAGCCGAGCAGTGGATACAGACCCCTGGCCTGGGGGGCATAGGGTGGTTGTCCAACTCGGATGCCGGCCTCTTATCCGAGCTTCGATCCTATATGCTGCCCTTGTACAAAAAAATCTATATCGACTCGCTGACCAAGCCTGTAGGAAATGCCATAATAGGAACGATGAAAGCCTTTGCGAGCAAGCCCGGCTTTGCCGCGCATGCCAAAAATCACCTTAGACAGATCAACTACCAGGGCGACCCTGCCGTGATATTGCACTACCCGGGTGGGCCAGACCTGGTGCTGGAAGATACAGACGTGAGCTTTGATCCCCCTAATTTTGGTGCCGAGACAGATTCGGTTGTCGTGCAAATTGTGGCCAAGAACCTGGGCACCTGCTTTAGTGGAAACTATCAAGTGCGCATTGAGCAGTACAATGCACAAAACGAACGCTATACACACCCACTGGTGTCGGATGTGCCCTATCTTTTTAGCGATACGCTACGCATCAAGATCCGAAATCAAGGCATTGCGCAGCCTGGTTATACGCGCTACGAAATCTGCCTGGACCCACTCAATAGCATTACAGAGACCAACGAAACGAACAACTGCGTAACTCTGGAACGCTACACCCCCACCCTGGTACCTGCACTGGTATACCCCTGGCCGTATGCCGTTATAAACAAACAGGGTATTACACTAAAGGCTGCCACCTTCGGCGTTACGCAGGAGCAAAACATTCAGTACATTTTCGAGATCGATACCGTATACGAGTTCAGTTCGCCCATGCGCCGCACTGGCTCGGCCATTGGCAACTCGCTGGGCGGCGAGTGGACGCTTCCGGCCCCCTACAGTACATTTACGGACAGTACCGTATACTACTGGCGCGTACGCCTGGCCAATACCCCGGAAGTTGTATGGGCAGTAGGCTCATTCCAGTACATAAACGGCTCGCAGGAGGGCTGGGCACAGGCCCGCCCCCCCCAGTTCTACGAAGACGGAACCAGCCAGATGAGCATGAACAAAGGCCTGCGACAGTGGCAATTTGAGAGCTTCAGCCGGAATGTTACGCTACGCACCAGCAATCCATCGGAAATACAGGTAAACAAAGGAGAGTGTTTTAACACAAGTGAATTAGACGCTAACTCAGTACTAAATGCCAATACCCTATACATCATGGGTATAGACGGGCAGACGCTGGACTGCTACGGCTTCAATCGATTGACGGGCACAAATGACTTTCTCTTTACAGCTAGCCACCCCAACAACGACAACCTGGAGCTGATAAACACAGTGGTGAATAGCATGCCCGACGGAGACTACCTGGCTATACTAGGCAAGCGAATAAATCGGGCAGACCTTACCCCCCAGTTCTACGCTGCCCTGCAGCAGCTGGGCCTGAGCACCCGGCTGCAAACCGTAACCAATGAGGCTGGCAGCAATATCTTCTCCTTTGGCCTACTGGGCCGGAAGGGCAGCCCCGCCGCCAGCATGCCAGAGATCTATGAGCTGCAAACCGGTGTAGCTGCATCTCTTTCCTACGACCTACGTAGCCGGCTTCCTAGTGGCACCGTATCCAGCACCCTGATTGGGCCTGCTGCCAGCTGGTACGACCTGAAGTGGGACTGGCTAAAAAACAACCTGGGCAATACCGAAGACATACGTGTGAGCCTGAGTGGGCAAACCCCCACCGGGGCCCAGCAGCTGCTGATGAACGACCTGCAAAAGGGCAACTACAGCCTGAGCAGCATAAATGCGGCCCAGTACCCCTACCTGCGCCTACAGGCACAGGTGCAGGACACGGCACAGCTAACCGCCCCACAGCTGACGGACTGGTATGTGCTGTATGAGGAACTGCCCGACGCGGCCATAGATCCCTATACCAACTACAGCTTTCAGTCCGACTCGCTGCCCGAAGGCGCAGAGGTATCGCTTAGCCTGAATGTGCGAAACCTGAGCGGGCTGAACATGGACTCGCTGCTAATACGCTGGCAGATACGCGAGAGCAATGGAACCCTGACCACCCTGGCAGACCAACGGGGTGCGCCCCTGGCTGCCAATCAGGCGGCCTACCCCATCTCGTATAAGTTTAGCACGGCGGGATACCCGGGCCGGGTAACCCTTATTGTTACCATCAATCCCGGCTTTGACCAACCAGAGAAGTTTTCGTTCAACAACGTATATAACCTGAATTTCTTTGTGCAGCCCGACCGAACAAACCCCATTCTGGACGTTACCTTCGATGGAAAGCGCATTCTGGATGGCGATATTGTATCCCCTGTACCGGAGATTGTGGTTCAGCTGAATGACGAAAACACCCACTTTGCCATCACCGACCCCAACAGTTTTGAACTGTATTTTAAGGAAGATGATCTGGACGAAGGAAACAGGGGCCCCCTCATTTCCCCAAACAGCGCCCAAGTATCTTTCCTCCCTGCCAGCCTGCCCGAAAACAAGGCACGTCTTACCTTCAAGCCCGATCGCCTGGAGGACGGAGACTATGTGCTAACGGTAAATGGCAGTGATGTAAACGGAAACCGGGCGGGCAGTGTACGCTATCGGGTAAAGTTCAAGGTAATAAATGAAAGTACCGTAACGGATGTACTGAACTACCCAAACCCTTTTAGCACTTGTACACGCTTTGTATATCAGCTAACTGGGGCCGAGTACCCAGAGGTATTCCAGATCCAGATCTACACCGTAACAGGAAAACTGGTGCGCAGCATAGACCTGGTAGAGCTGGGCGAAGTGTTTGTAGGCCAGCACATGACAGAGTACTGCTGGGATGGCACAGATGAGTTTGGCGACCGCCTGGCCAATGGGGTGTACCTATACCGGGTGAACCTGAAACTGCCGGGCGGCCTAAGCCTGCGCAAGGAGGACGAGAAAACTGCCAAGTACTTCAAGAAGGGCTGGGGTAAACTTTACATCATGAGATAA
- a CDS encoding glycosyltransferase family 4 protein — MNILMLTPRLPYPPNDGGAMAMYHMAKTLHERGHQLTLAALNTSKHWQDPGAMRTLAEVHTTDVDTRVRPLAALRSLLFGKIAYNIERFDHPQHHLLLASLVRQRQFDLIQVEGTYLALYVDTIRQYTDAPIILRAHNVEYQIWQRMANSEKNPFKRWYYRHLAKRGLAFEKQYLPKFDGIVGITQQDADSFGQLGYQGALQAIPAGVAAGTQPELESHMHPHSLAFIGSLDWLPNVQGLEWFITKVWPLVQKHSPHLSFHVAGKNPTARVLNWNYPGLKMHGQVPDAQAFLSRYSVIVCPLLSGSGLRIKLLEAMAKGKAIVATQVAAEGLEIEPGTHMIVTDDPAAFARAVCTLLEDAGARESMGKAAQARMEARYSWQVIAERFEAFYQLLITRKSSKNA; from the coding sequence GTGAACATCCTGATGCTTACACCCAGGCTGCCCTATCCACCCAATGATGGGGGGGCAATGGCCATGTATCATATGGCCAAGACGCTGCATGAGCGTGGGCATCAGCTTACACTAGCCGCACTGAACACCAGCAAGCACTGGCAAGACCCCGGAGCCATGCGCACCCTTGCCGAGGTACACACCACAGATGTAGATACACGCGTACGCCCCCTGGCAGCCCTGCGCAGCCTGCTGTTTGGCAAGATTGCCTATAACATCGAGCGCTTTGACCACCCGCAGCACCACCTGCTGCTGGCCAGCCTGGTGCGTCAGCGGCAGTTTGACCTGATACAAGTAGAAGGCACTTACCTGGCGCTGTACGTAGATACGATACGGCAATACACCGATGCCCCCATTATCCTGCGCGCCCACAATGTGGAGTACCAGATATGGCAACGAATGGCCAACTCGGAGAAGAATCCATTCAAACGCTGGTACTATCGCCACCTGGCCAAGCGGGGATTGGCCTTCGAAAAGCAGTATTTGCCCAAATTTGACGGCATTGTTGGCATCACACAGCAGGATGCAGACAGTTTTGGGCAGCTAGGCTACCAGGGTGCCCTACAGGCCATACCGGCAGGCGTTGCCGCAGGCACGCAGCCCGAGCTGGAATCCCACATGCATCCGCACAGCCTGGCCTTCATCGGCAGCCTGGACTGGCTGCCCAATGTACAGGGACTGGAGTGGTTTATTACCAAAGTATGGCCCCTGGTGCAGAAACACAGCCCGCACCTTAGTTTTCATGTGGCAGGAAAGAACCCCACAGCCCGCGTGCTGAACTGGAACTACCCTGGCCTAAAGATGCACGGCCAGGTGCCGGATGCGCAGGCATTTTTGTCGAGATACTCAGTAATTGTATGCCCCCTGCTGTCTGGCAGTGGGCTGCGCATCAAGCTGCTGGAGGCAATGGCAAAAGGTAAGGCAATTGTGGCTACGCAGGTAGCCGCAGAAGGACTGGAGATAGAGCCTGGCACCCACATGATTGTAACAGACGATCCTGCAGCATTTGCCCGAGCCGTGTGTACACTACTGGAGGATGCGGGGGCACGCGAGAGCATGGGAAAAGCTGCACAAGCCCGGATGGAAGCCCGATACAGCTGGCAGGTAATTGCCGAGCGATTCGAAGCCTTTTACCAACTGCTTATTACCCGAAAGTCTTCCAAAAATGCCTGA
- a CDS encoding glycosyltransferase codes for MEERLNNLLKTQYPAEVEILIGTDACTDATDALIAERALQDARLRHFRFPERQGKPNIINQLVAHSRHEILVLTDAGILFAPKTLEKLARHFLDQRVGLVNALEINRRNEAGQQPESSYLGLEGMIKHKEGLIFGAVIGANGPCYAMRKKLYRPTPPTFIVDDFYIGMQVLLQHKRCILDPEALAIRPPLRAAGKAFRRRVRISAGNFQNLFHFFLPSFRLKLGAGWCYLSHKVLRWCVPFFLIASYVLNIFLLAVHPLYILTLVGQTSLLALAALSAVLARHAPKMLKSIGHFYYMNLALLVGFIRYVRGIKSNAWNPTQRTATS; via the coding sequence ATGGAGGAACGCTTAAACAACCTTTTGAAGACTCAGTACCCGGCTGAGGTAGAAATACTTATCGGCACGGATGCATGCACGGATGCGACCGATGCCCTGATAGCCGAAAGAGCACTGCAAGACGCGCGCCTGCGCCACTTTCGTTTTCCGGAACGGCAGGGCAAGCCCAACATCATAAACCAGCTGGTAGCGCACAGCCGCCACGAAATTCTGGTACTAACAGACGCAGGCATCCTATTTGCCCCAAAGACCCTGGAGAAGCTAGCCCGGCACTTCCTGGACCAGCGGGTGGGACTGGTAAACGCACTTGAGATAAACCGCCGGAACGAGGCGGGCCAGCAACCTGAAAGTTCCTATCTGGGCCTGGAGGGAATGATCAAGCACAAGGAAGGGCTGATCTTTGGAGCGGTTATTGGGGCTAACGGCCCCTGCTACGCAATGCGTAAAAAGCTGTACCGCCCCACCCCACCTACCTTTATTGTCGATGACTTCTATATAGGCATGCAGGTGCTGCTTCAGCATAAGCGCTGCATCCTGGACCCCGAAGCCCTGGCCATTCGCCCGCCCCTCCGGGCTGCCGGAAAAGCATTCCGGAGACGAGTGCGTATATCTGCCGGAAACTTTCAAAACCTGTTTCACTTCTTTCTGCCCAGCTTTCGCCTGAAGCTCGGAGCAGGGTGGTGCTACCTGTCGCACAAAGTACTACGGTGGTGTGTGCCTTTTTTTCTGATTGCCAGCTACGTGCTCAACATCTTTCTGCTAGCCGTCCATCCGCTCTACATTCTCACACTCGTGGGTCAGACCAGCCTGCTGGCTCTAGCCGCCTTGTCGGCTGTACTGGCACGGCACGCACCCAAAATGCTGAAATCCATCGGTCACTTCTACTACATGAATCTTGCCCTGCTGGTAGGCTTCATCCGCTATGTGAGAGGCATCAAAAGCAACGCCTGGAACCCTACACAGCGCACAGCTACCAGCTAG
- the ahcY gene encoding adenosylhomocysteinase gives MTIAKTEVLPFKVKDITLADWGRKEIRLAEAEMPGLMALREEYGKAKPLQGARVAGCLHMTIQTAVLIETLVALGAEVRWSSCNIYSTQDHAAAAIAKAGIPVFAWKGMTEEEYDWCIEQTLLFSEGQPLNMILDDGGDLTNIVLDKYPELAKGVKGISEETTTGVLRLYDREKKGTLTMPAINVNDSVTKSKFDNKYGCKESLVDAIRRATDIMMAGKVAVVAGYGDVGKGSVASLRGAGARVIVTEIDPITALQAAMDGYEVKTMDEAVKEADIIVTATGNKNIVAERHFRSMKDKAIVCNIGHFDNEIDMKWLNSTYGQTRDEIKPQVDLYTIEGKEVIILAQGRLVNLGCATGHPSFVMSASFTNQTLAQIELYKNGKNYENKVYVLPKHLDEKVARLHLEKVGAKLEKLTAEQAAYIGVPVEGPYKSDAYRY, from the coding sequence ATGACTATTGCAAAAACCGAGGTACTACCTTTTAAGGTAAAGGACATTACGCTGGCAGACTGGGGCAGAAAAGAGATACGGCTGGCAGAAGCTGAGATGCCTGGCCTGATGGCACTACGCGAAGAATACGGCAAAGCGAAGCCCCTGCAGGGCGCTCGTGTTGCCGGCTGCCTGCACATGACGATCCAGACTGCCGTCCTGATCGAAACATTGGTGGCGCTAGGTGCCGAGGTACGCTGGAGCAGCTGCAACATCTACAGCACGCAGGACCATGCCGCAGCGGCCATTGCCAAAGCGGGTATCCCCGTGTTTGCCTGGAAAGGGATGACCGAAGAAGAATATGACTGGTGCATAGAGCAAACCCTCCTCTTTAGCGAGGGACAACCCCTGAATATGATCCTGGACGACGGCGGAGACCTCACCAACATCGTTCTGGATAAATACCCCGAGCTGGCAAAGGGCGTAAAGGGTATTAGCGAGGAAACCACCACCGGCGTGCTGCGCTTGTATGATCGGGAGAAAAAGGGTACCCTGACCATGCCTGCTATCAACGTGAATGACTCTGTAACCAAGAGCAAGTTTGACAATAAGTATGGCTGCAAGGAAAGCCTGGTAGATGCTATACGCCGCGCCACCGATATTATGATGGCTGGCAAGGTGGCCGTAGTGGCAGGTTATGGCGATGTGGGCAAGGGTTCTGTAGCTTCTCTGCGCGGTGCTGGGGCGCGGGTAATTGTAACCGAGATAGACCCCATAACTGCCCTGCAGGCTGCTATGGACGGCTATGAGGTGAAAACCATGGATGAGGCCGTAAAAGAAGCCGACATCATTGTAACCGCTACCGGAAACAAAAACATTGTTGCCGAGCGCCATTTCCGTAGCATGAAAGACAAAGCCATCGTGTGCAACATTGGGCACTTTGATAACGAGATAGACATGAAGTGGCTAAACAGCACCTATGGCCAAACCCGGGATGAGATAAAGCCGCAGGTAGACCTTTATACCATTGAAGGAAAAGAAGTAATCATACTGGCACAGGGCCGCTTGGTAAACCTGGGCTGCGCCACCGGCCACCCCAGCTTTGTAATGAGTGCCAGCTTTACCAACCAGACGCTGGCCCAAATAGAGCTGTATAAAAACGGCAAAAACTACGAGAACAAGGTGTATGTGCTGCCCAAACACTTGGACGAAAAAGTGGCCCGCCTACACCTGGAGAAAGTAGGAGCCAAGCTGGAGAAACTCACCGCAGAGCAGGCAGCCTACATAGGCGTACCCGTAGAGGGTCCTTATAAAAGCGATGCTTACCGCTACTAA
- a CDS encoding class I SAM-dependent methyltransferase: MASERLNHLKPSPWVGEHAHRYEVVLPFVAPTDHILDIATGEGYGAAQMAEQAQSGRVIGADADMEALALAQAIYKNKSNLVFQREDASRLSFADNSFDKIISFETLEHVTDYEAMLYELRRVLKPGGKLILSTPNFPINSPTGVVTNPYHVKEFTLEELEVIMPNYFDAVQFWGQAYSRFDEKSPRIRKTLKGFESILYQRGVRKLPLGLKNALSKALTGRPHYPEARDYALVSDRKRIRTCKTILVFAEKHA, from the coding sequence ATGGCAAGTGAGCGACTGAATCACCTTAAGCCCTCCCCGTGGGTGGGTGAGCATGCACATCGCTATGAAGTGGTACTGCCCTTTGTAGCTCCTACCGATCACATACTGGATATTGCTACCGGAGAAGGATATGGAGCTGCACAGATGGCGGAACAAGCACAGAGCGGGCGGGTGATAGGAGCCGATGCCGATATGGAAGCTCTTGCTCTTGCACAGGCTATTTATAAAAACAAAAGCAACCTGGTGTTTCAGCGCGAGGATGCGAGTCGGCTCAGCTTTGCCGATAATAGCTTCGACAAGATCATCAGTTTCGAAACCCTGGAACACGTGACAGACTACGAGGCAATGCTATACGAACTTAGAAGGGTGCTTAAGCCCGGGGGTAAACTGATCTTGAGCACACCCAACTTCCCGATAAACAGTCCAACTGGTGTGGTTACCAATCCCTATCACGTTAAGGAATTTACGCTGGAAGAGCTGGAGGTCATAATGCCCAACTATTTTGATGCCGTACAGTTTTGGGGGCAAGCCTACAGTCGGTTTGATGAGAAAAGCCCCCGCATTCGCAAGACATTAAAAGGGTTCGAGTCTATTTTGTACCAGAGAGGGGTACGAAAGCTGCCCCTGGGCCTAAAGAATGCCCTTTCAAAGGCGCTAACCGGACGCCCCCATTATCCAGAGGCTCGGGACTATGCCTTGGTATCAGATCGAAAGCGGATAAGAACTTGCAAAACCATCCTTGTTTTTGCTGAAAAACATGCCTAA